In Venenivibrio stagnispumantis, a genomic segment contains:
- a CDS encoding TIGR01212 family radical SAM protein (This family includes YhcC from E. coli K-12, an uncharacterized radical SAM protein.): MYYRKFNDYLKEKYGGRIQKIAIDAGFTCPNRDGTKASGGCTFCNNQSFSPYAMSRKTVQEQIEKSIEFYKNRFKNIKGFLAYFQAFTNTYADVDTLREIYDQAMSYDEIIGMSIGTRPDVVPEEVLDLIATYTVEKPEIWVEYGLQTAHFRTLRKINRAHGVSEFIDAVLRTKKRPNIKICVHVILGLPDEDYEDMMETAKVIAALGVDGIKIHPLHIVKHTVMEKQYYKGEIKELDIKEYAKLAVDFLSYLPKDIIVHRITGEASEEELIAPYWCSPKYKQEVLKAIEEEFKKREASKQLMLI; encoded by the coding sequence ATGTATTACAGAAAATTTAATGATTATTTAAAAGAAAAATATGGTGGAAGAATACAAAAAATTGCAATAGATGCCGGATTTACCTGTCCTAACAGAGATGGAACAAAAGCATCAGGAGGTTGCACATTTTGTAATAACCAATCTTTTAGCCCTTATGCAATGAGTAGAAAAACGGTTCAAGAACAGATAGAGAAAAGTATAGAATTTTATAAAAATAGATTTAAAAATATAAAAGGATTTTTAGCTTATTTTCAGGCTTTTACAAACACTTATGCAGATGTTGATACTCTCAGAGAAATCTATGACCAAGCTATGAGCTATGATGAAATTATAGGTATGTCTATTGGAACAAGACCGGATGTTGTGCCGGAAGAAGTTTTAGACCTTATTGCAACTTATACTGTAGAAAAACCGGAAATCTGGGTAGAGTATGGATTGCAAACTGCCCATTTTAGAACATTAAGGAAGATAAATAGAGCTCACGGTGTATCTGAATTTATAGATGCAGTATTAAGAACTAAAAAAAGACCAAATATTAAAATATGTGTCCATGTAATACTTGGATTACCGGATGAAGATTATGAAGATATGATGGAAACAGCAAAAGTTATAGCAGCCCTCGGAGTAGATGGTATTAAAATACATCCTTTACATATAGTAAAACATACAGTTATGGAGAAACAATATTATAAAGGTGAGATTAAAGAGCTTGATATAAAAGAGTATGCAAAACTTGCAGTGGATTTCCTTTCTTATCTTCCAAAAGATATAATAGTTCATAGAATAACCGGCGAAGCCTCAGAAGAAGAACTTATAGCTCCTTACTGGTGCTCTCCAAAATATAAACAGGAAGTCCTTAAAGCAATAGAAGAAGAATTCAAAAAAAGAGAAGCCTCAAAACAATTAATGTTGATTTAA